From one Kwoniella dejecticola CBS 10117 chromosome 2, complete sequence genomic stretch:
- a CDS encoding NAD(P)H-hydrate epimerase: protein MSIRYISQKVAQQIDEELMSASGAFSLDQLMELAGLSCAQALSKSFPVVSHRRVMVACGPGNQGGDGLVAARHLHHFSYKPTIYLPKPGSKDIYQRLLRQCENLNIPILKDVEDFKSGLKESDVILDAIFGFSFHPPLRAPFDQVLNAITATSVPIVSVDIPSGWSVTDGPQPLYTEKDDQGSSQSVKTFEPEVLVSLTAPKEGVKGFKGRHWLGGRFVPDALAKKYDLSLPDYQGVDQVVELPSGPTSASEQ, encoded by the exons ATGTCGATTCGCTATATAAGTCAAAAAGTCGCCCAGCAG ATCGATGAGGAGCTCATGTCTGCCTCCGGGGCATTCTCGCTTGACCAA TTGATGGAATTAGCCGGCTTGTCATGTGCTCAAGCATTATCGAAATCGTTTCCTGTGGTATCTCATAGACGGGTGATGGTAGCTTGCGGACCAGGTAATCAA GGTGGAGATGGACTAGTAGCTGCTCGACATCTACACCATTTCTCATACAAACCAACTATCTACCTACCCAAACCAGGCTCAAAGGACATTTATCAACGACTACTACGTCAATGCGAAAACCTGAATATACCGATTCTGAAAGACGTAGAGGATTTCAAGAGCGGACTGAAGGAGAGTGATGTGATTCTTGATGCGATATTCG GTTTCTCATTCCACCCCCCGCTCAGAGCACCCTTCGACCAAGTCCTGAACGCCATCACCGCTACGTCCGTACCGATCGTCTCGGTGGACATACCCTCCGGATGGTCAGTGACTGACGGTCCGCAACCTCTATACACTGAGAAGGACGATCAAGGGAGTTCTCAGAGCGTTAAGACGTTCGAGCCTGAAGTCTTGGTCAGTCTGACGGCGCCCAAAGAGGGCGTGAAGGGGTTCAAGGGAAGACATTGGTTAGGCGGGCGATTCGTCCCTGA TGCACTGGCCAAGAAATATGACTTGAGTTTACCGGATTATCAAGGGGTGGATCAAGTCGTTGAGCTTCCTTCTGGCCCCACTTCTGCTTCCGAGCAGTGA